The proteins below come from a single Bactrocera dorsalis isolate Fly_Bdor chromosome 5, ASM2337382v1, whole genome shotgun sequence genomic window:
- the LOC105223457 gene encoding SET domain-containing protein SmydA-8 encodes MTNPGNCAVCGVAASQKCGGCRNVVYCGKEHQIIHWKKGHKAECKCYEIATNDILGRHLRATRDIKKGEIFLREKPFIYGPKVASAPTCLGCHRSLPNPVPPQKNFYKCSRCSWPLCGPQCENSAHHIDECELMSARKFKAKIDFDPTKEGTGKKESAYCVILPLRCILLRNKNPEAFARFAQLEDHLNERMNTPLYRILSANLLTFIKTIMGFSEWSDDEVLRVAARLDTNTFEVRQAAAGQKLRAIYTNAAMISHDCVSNARHTFDDQMQILFIAKQKIAKGEIIATSYTQPLKSTLMRRQHLSQAKCFECTCARCKDPEELGTFAGAILCSRCKVGKIISTDPLDNGALWKCQLCPHEIPAKQINWGNGAMLKEIESLNKMSPRAFEEFLHRYRDTLHEKNTHVLQVKYALTQLYGNAPGFKMHEMNDAAVKRKVELCQELLEVAEILDGGWSIFRGNLLLDLQEALVVQAKREFESGLLTKANVQEKLTEAMELLKEAVEIMKLEPDMQEALAERTQQLAKELELD; translated from the exons aTGACAAATCCTGGAAACTGCGCAGTTTGTGGAGTGGCGGCGTCGCAGAAGTGCGGTGGCTGCCGAAATGTGGTCTATTGCGGCAAAGAGCATCAGATCATACATTGGAAGAAGGGACACAAGGCGGAGTGCAAGTGTTATGAG atcgCCACAAACGACATCCTGGGTCGTCATTTACGGGCCACACGTGACATTAAAAAAGGTGAGATTTTCTTGCGTGAGAAGCCCTTCATCTATGGACCCAAGGTGGCTAGTGCGCCCACATGTTTGGGCTGTCACCGCTCATTGCCTAACCCAGTGCCGCCACAAAAGAATTTCTACAAATGCAGCCGCTGCTCATGGCCTTTGTGTGGACCGCAGTGTGAAAATTCCGCTCATCACATTGACGAATGCGAGCTGATGTCGGCGCGTAAATTCAAGGCCAAAATCGACTTTGATCCCACTAAAGAAGGGACAGGTAAAAAGGAGTCTGCCTACTGTGTCATTCTACCGCTGCGTTGTATTTTGCTGCGTAATAAGAATCCCGAAGCCTTTGCGCGTTTCGCCCAGCTGGAAGATCATCTCAACGAGCGCATGAATACGCCGCTCTATAGGATACTCAGCGCGAATTTGTTAACGTTTATCAAGACGATCATGGGTTTCAGCGAGTGGAGTGATGACGAGGTGTTACGTGTCGCCGCGCGCTTGGACACTAACACTTTTGAGGTGCGTCAAGCAGCAGCCGGGCAGAAACTGCGCGCGATCTATACAAACGCGGCGATGATCTCGCACGATTGTGTTTCGAATGCGCGCCACACCTTCGACGATCAAATGCAGATTCTATTCATAGCGAAGCAGAAAATCGCGAAAGGCGAAATTATTGCCACCTCCTATACGCAACCGCTAAAGTCAACGCTCATGCGTCGGCAACATCTCTCGCAGGCAAAGTGCTTCGAGTGCACTTGTGCACGCTGCAAAGACCCCGAGGAGTTGGGCACATTCGCAGGCGCCATTTTATGCAGTCGATGCAAAGTCGGCAAG ATAATATCCACCGATCCGCTGGACAATGGCGCTTTGTGGAAGTGTCAGCTCTGCCCACACGAAATACCCGCCAAACAGATAAATTGGGGCAACGGCGCCATGCTGAAGGAGATCGAATCGTTAAACAAAATGTCACCGCGTGCCTTTGAAGAGTTCCTACACCGTTATCGCGACACGTTGCACGAGAAAAATACGCATGTGTTGCAAGTCAAATATGCGCTCACTCAACTGTACGGAAATGCGCCCGGATTCAAAATGCACG AAATGAACGATGCGGCTGTAAAGCGAAAAGTTGAACTATGCCAGGAGCTCCTGGAAGTGGCGGAAATACTCGATGGTGGTTGGAGCATATTCCGCGGTAACCTCTTGCTCGATCTGCAGGAAGCGTTAGTGGTGCAAGCAAAACGCGAATTTGAGAGCGGCTTGCTGACCAAAGCAAATGTACAAGAAAAGCTCACCGAAGCTATGGAGCTACTGAAAGAAGCTGTGGAAATTATGAAATTGGAACCCGATATGCAAGAGGCGCTAGCGGAACGCACGCAACAATTAGCTAAAGAACTAGAACTtgattaa